One Castanea sativa cultivar Marrone di Chiusa Pesio chromosome 4, ASM4071231v1 DNA window includes the following coding sequences:
- the LOC142633090 gene encoding uncharacterized protein LOC142633090 — MQDFRDCQDFCGLEDLGYMCLPFTWCNRRFEGDLIWVRLDRALTTADRILKFPSSRLHHLQGLSSDHKPLWLVSNDVLARFYRAQKPFRFEAIWLKDDPCEGVVHSAWDMCLEGEAIGKVLNKVAAYQTQLKLWDKKTFGNVCIELARKRKQLLKVEGESMAGRGHARVKVLTDEIQKLMDKEECMWHQRSRTEWLKHGDQNAKYFHCRATERNKRNFISGLKNE, encoded by the coding sequence ATGCAAGACTTCAGAGATTGTCAAGATTTTTGTGGTTTGGAGGATTTGGGCTACATGTGTCTGCCATTTACTTGGTGTAATAGGCGTTTTGAGGGTGATCTCATATGGGTTCGACTAGACAGAGCACTAACCACAGCAGATAGGATTCTAAAATTTCCATCTAGCCGTCTTCACCACTTGCAAGGTTTGTCTTCCGATCATAAGCCTTTATGGTTAGTCTCTAACGATGTCCTTGCTCGCTTCTATCGAGCTCAAAAACCATTTCGATTTGAAGCCATATGGCTTAAAGATGACCCATGTGAAGGTGTGGTTCATTCGGCATGGGATATGTGTTTGGAGGGGGAAGCTATAGGTAAAGTGCTAAACAAGGTCGCTGCCTATCAAACTCAGTTGAAACTTTGGGATAAAAAAACTTTTGGTAATGTTTGCATTGAATTGGCCCGTAAAAGGAAGCAATTGTTGAAGGTAGAAGGTGAGTCGATGGCTGGCAGGGGCCATGCTCGTGTTAAGGTGCTAACTGATGAGATACAAAAGCTTATGGATAAGGAGGAATGCATGTGGCACCAACGGTCTAGAACTGAGTGGTTAAAGCATGGGGATCAAAACGCAAAGTATTTTCATTGCCGTGCAACGGAGAGGAATAAAAGGAATTTCATTTCGGGTTTAAAGAATGAGTAG
- the LOC142630652 gene encoding mitochondrial import inner membrane translocase subunit PAM16 like 2: MAARLLANLLVLGSGVVARSFVQAYRQALANASKSGVAQEAAQNIRRATKIMAEPEARQVLGVTEHSSWEEILKRYDNLFERNMKSGSFYLQSKVHRAKECLEAAYKKNAQ; the protein is encoded by the exons ATG GCTGCAAGACTTCTTGCTAACTTGCTTGTGCTGGGCTCTGGAGTAGTGGCAAGGTCTTTTGTTCAAGCATACCGGCAGGCACTTGCAA ATGCCTCAAAATCTGGTGTTGCTCAAGAAGCAGCACAGAATATTAGGAGAGCAACCAAAATTATGGCCGAGCCGGAGGCAAGGCAGGTACTAGGTGTCACTGAACACTCATCGTGGGAGGAGATCTTAAAG AGGTATGACAACCTGTTTGAGCGGAATATGAAGAGTGGGAGCTTTTACCTTCAATCAAAGGTTCATAGAGCTAAAGAATGCTTAGAAGCTGCTTACAAAAAGAATGCTCAGTGA
- the LOC142631322 gene encoding E3 ubiquitin-protein ligase ORTHRUS 2-like, which produces MAHVSELPCDGDGACMVCKEKPSDEDKLTCKTCVTPWHLACLKTRPETLVSALHWECPDCCTTSVVSAAAPVGNAAGGASDDLISKIRAIEADASLTDREKAKKRQELVSGKACCDDEKKKKKKKRKRGEKDEEEEDEDEDEDDEDAKEEGEKDVLDVLDGSLNCSFCMQLPERPVTTPCGHNFCLKCFQKWVGQGKRTCAKCRCSIPPKMASQPRINSTLVAAIRMAKVSKSIGAGGPSKVYHFVHNQNRPDKAYMTERAQRKGKSNAASGKIFVTVAPDHFGPIPAENDPERNQGVLVGECWEDRLECRQWGAHLPHVAGIAGQSNHGAQSVALSGGYLDDEDHGEWFLYTGSGGRDLSGNKRTNKDQSFDQTFEKMNKSLQVSCLKGYPVRVVRSHKEKRSSYAPEKGVRYDGVYRIEKCWRKVGIQGFKVCRYLFVRCDNEPAPWTSDEHGDRPRPLPVISELKKANDIVERKENPAWDFDEEAGCWKWKKPPPLSKKPVRTGSSDDIRRTRKVIRQAKNVNVREKLLKEFSCLICRQVMTFPITTPCAHNFCKSCLEGAFAGKTFVRERSRNGRSLRSQKNVMCCPSCPTDISDFLENPQVNRELMEVIESLKSKTEEENGNNIEESIKETDGSEESADHSSTSSDTNTEIPDNTGLDDSVQSHPEKSKPNKSRKQENVVDGECSIENKGGLENELSSEKADAKSCSPKHVDGECSKENKDGLENGLSSEKADAKSSSPKQGVGSKTRSRKAENALDENNGVGVKTRGRKAENVVDENSGVGVKTRARKAETAVDENNGARVKTRGRKSQKVVDEGNGSPSSPLHVLADDDDFE; this is translated from the exons ATGGCGCACGTTAGCGAGTTGCCGTGCGACGGAGACGGCGCATGCATGGTGTGCAAGGAGAAGCCATCGGACGAAGACAAACTCACCTGCAAAACCTGCGTCACGCCGTGGCATCTCGCCTGCCTCAAGACTCGCCCGGAGACGCTCGTCTCCGCTCTCCACTGGGAGTGTCCCGACTGCTGCACGACCTCCGTCGTCTCCGCCGCCGCGCCGGTCGGAAATGCGGCGGGCGGGGCCTCCGACGACCTAATCTCGAAGATCCGAGCGATCGAGGCCGATGCGTCTCTGACGGACCGAGAGAAGGCGAAGAAGCGACAGGAGCTCGTGAGCGGAAAGGCCTGCTGCGATGacgagaagaagaagaagaagaagaagaggaagagaggagagaaggacgaagaagaagaagacgaagacgaagacgaagacgaCGAAGACGCGAAGGAAGAAGGAGAGAAAGATGTGTTGGATGTTCTCGATGGGAGCTTGAACTGTTCCTTCTGTATGCAGCTACCGGAGCGCCCTGTTACG ACACCATGTGGGCACAATTTCTGCCTAAAGTGCTTTCAGAAATGGGTCGGGCAAGGAAAGCGTACTTGTGCAAAGTGCCGTTGCTCCATTCCTCCCAAAATGGCAAGTCAGCCCCGCATCAATTCTACCCTTGTGGCAGCCATTCGTATGGCAAAGGTGTCCAAGTCAATTGGTGCTGGAGGCCCTTCAAAGGTCTATCATTTTGTACACAATCAGAATAGGCCTGACAAGGCATATATGACTGAGCGTGCACAGAGGAAGGGGAAGTCCAATGCTGCCAGTGGAAAGATATTTGTTACTGTCGCCCCTGATCATTTTGGTCCTATCCCAGCTGAAAATGACCCTGAAAGAAATCAGGGTGTGCTTGTTGGTGAATGCTGGGAAGATAGATTGGAATGCAGGCAATGGGGTGCACATCTTCCACATGTTGCTGGCATTGCTGGGCAATCAAACCATGGTGCCCAGTCTGTGGCTCTTTCTGGAGGCTACCTAGATGATGAAGACCATGGAGAGTGGTTCCTCTACACAGGAAG TGGAGGCAGAGATCTTAGCGGGAATAAACGGACAAACAAGGATCAGTCTTTTGATCAGACGTTTGAGAAAATGAATAAGTCACTTCAAGTTAGTTGCTTAAAAGGGTATCCTGTTCGAGTTGTCAG GTCCCACAAAGAAAAGCGCTCTTCATATGCCCCAGAGAAAGGGGTCCGTTATGATGGAGTCTACAGGATTGAAAAATGTTGGCGAAAAGTGGGTATTCAG GGTTTCAAGGTCTGTAGGTATCTTTTTGTTAGGTGTGACAATGAACCAGCCCCCTGGACAAG TGATGAACATGGTGATCGTCCTAGACCTTTACCTGTCATTTCTGAGCTGAAGAAGGCAAATGATATAGTGGAGAGGAAGGAAAATCCAGCATGGGATTTTGAT GAGGAAGCCGGTTGCTGGAAGTGGAAGAAACCTCCACCCCTCAGCAAAAAACCGGTACGAACTGGAAGTTCTGATGACATAAGGAGGACAAGGAAAGTAATACGGCAAGCTAAGAATGTGAATGTGAGGGAGAAGCTCCTGAAAG AGTTCAGTTGCCTTATCTGTCGGCAGGTGATGACTTTCCCAATAACAACACCTTGTGCTCATAATTTTTGCAAGTCATGTTTAGAAGGTGCATTTGCTGGCAAAACTTTTGTGAGGGAGAGAAGTAGAAATGGACGGTCGCTCCGGTCCCAAAAAAATGTCATGTGCTGTCCATCTTGCCCAACAGACATCTCTGATTTTCTTGAAAACCCTCAG GTAAATAGAGAGTTAATGGAGGTAATAGAATCTCTGAAATCCAAGACTGAAGAGGAGAATGGGAACAATATTGAGGAGTCTATTAAAGAAACAGATGGCTCTGAGGAAAGTGCTGATCATTCATCCACAAGCAGTGACACTAACACAGAAATTCCAGACAATACAGGCTTGGATGATAGTGTGCAGAGTCATCCAGAGAAAAGCAAACCCAATAAAAGCCGAAAGCAAGAGAATGTTGTTGATGGGGAATGCTCAATAGAGAACAAGGGCGGGTTGGAAAATGAACTCTCTTCAGAGAAAGCTGATGCTAAGAGTTGCTCACCGAAACATGTTGATGGGGAATGCTCAAAAGAGAACAAGGACGGGTTGGAAAACGGACTCTCTTCAGAGAAAGCTGATGCTAAGAGTTCCTCACCGAAACAGGGTGTTGGTTCAAAGACCAGGAGCAGGAAAGCTGAGAATGCTTTGGATGAAAATAATGGTGTTGGTGTAAAGACCAGAGGCAGGAAAGCTGAGAATGTGGTGGACGAAAATAGTGGTGTTGGTGTAAAGACCAGAGCCAGGAAAGCTGAGACTGCTGTGGATGAAAATAATGGTGCTCGTGTAAAGACCAGGGGTAGGAAATCACAGAAAGTGGTGGATGAAGGAAATGGTTCACCATCAAGTCCTCTCCATGTGTTAGCTGATGATGATGACTTTGAATGA